The DNA sequence caaaaagggtatttgaaaaatataagccctgctgattatttttggaattttacggtaatataGCACTGAAGTCCTTGCAAATCTATTTGTACTCTGGGTAGCCTCTGGGTTCCCCTGTTTATTTGGAAGGACACGGAACGACGTATCTCAAAATGTGACTCTTTACGTTCGACACGGCTTGCGATATTTTTTTGACGCAAACCTTGGTCTAGAAACCTAGAACACAGATTGAGTTAACGCAAAATACGTCACAATTGCCAGACCACATTATGCGTTAGGGCAAACCTTGGTCTCAGTAAAGTGTTCCTTTTTTTTGCCAGCAATGACTTTCTGACGCCGATCGGGTCAATTGACTGGACGTGATTTTTGAGCTGAGAACAGAAGAGTTAAACACCCCGTATTTTGCAATAACGCAAAGTGTGGTATCGAAACAGCACCATAGTCTGAAATGTGGCAAAATAAGACTTTGCAACAGGCCCATCTTTTGAAACGCATATGTTATTTCAAATGATGTCTTTGTTCAGTGCAGTTGGTTGAAACGGAAAGGGTTATACCATTGTAAGAGTACGTTCATTGGTTGTAGATGAGGTTAATCGGCAAATCTCACTGTTTTATATCACAGACGGTTTAATTTGCACTGTGATGTCATTGGTGTTCTAAAGGTGGGTTAATGTCCTGTCAACCATAACTTGGAAGTCTCTACTTTTTTGGACTAGTATCTTTCTCTGAATCCTAACTGCCAAACTTAcataatttttgctgggtgCATGCTGATGACCTttcagaacccctaccccattattaTACTATCTATTCTGAGGTCCCTATAGAAGCCATCTTATCCACTTTTTGACAAATGTAATTTACGCGATCACAATATATGTAGTCACTTTCTTtctatgcatctaccttataaagTCAAATTTTCAACCGCGAATCTTCCGTTGAATTCCTACTCAAAAATGTGCGACACCATTATAATGTTCAACTTCATTATAGCTAATCTAGACGTGAAAACGCGACCTcgcccagcagcacatccccatcagcaagaacagaaaacaaggaaatactATATATAAGTTATGTTTCAATTCGCAGGAAACATAATCGAAAATGATGCTTAAAAAAACTGATCTTTTCCCTCACCGAGTTTTTCTGTTGAGGGTAgagggtggctgtacacaggttacTGCCAAAACTTAAACAGCTAAacacattattttgttgattaCTTATGATGCACCTATGACTACAGGAATTACTTGCGTTTCTATAGCCACATTTGTTCAAGCTTACTTTTAGTACGGTGTTCTTAATTAGTTAATTCCATCTCGATGCATTGTTGGAAGTTTTTCAGTCAGAGGACCTATCTTCGTCAAcgacaataaaaatgctttattttttctttataacaatgtcatatttttctgtcatttcagCACCATTAGATCAGGGACCACACGAGGTTCAATCTCAACTGGTACCCAAATTTTCACatgctttctttttgtcaactCATTTATGAGTTTTTGCTAAAGATTTGAttaacctttgtcaaattcaccatttttggcaaaaatttgcctttttcgAAAAATAAGTAATTGTCAAGGCAGTCTTTTTTgttatctcatttgaattttgttcaaacCTGTCCTGTTATATTCTtcccaaatttgccattttcgccaaaatttgcCATCCTTGTAAAAATCTCTAATTACCAACAGGCCATTTTTCGCCTTCTCATTTGGCAAGCCATTCATTACTTCTTGCCAAATTCGCTATTTTCgccaaatttgtaatttttgtaaaaatcgcTAACAGTCAACATGCCTCGTTTgtcatttcatttaatttttggcaaacCTTAAATGTATTGttgccaaatttgccatttctgttataatcgccatttgtcaagatggccctttttgtcatctcttttgtcaaacctttgataacttcttgccaaatttgttattttcctaAAAATCGCCAGCTGTCAACATGCCACGTTTTGTCAtctgatttgaatatttggccaaactcttgattaatttttggcatactcgccactgtattttttttaccgacgaaatttgcctttattgcctatatttgccattttcttattaATAACGCGTTTTGTACAACATGCCCGTTTTTCCCGTCTCATTTAAactttgccaaacctttgatggatTTTTCCAGAAATTCATTGATTTCgcaaaaaaaggcattttcgTAAAAACGCAGAATTAACGACATCCttcttttgtcatcttgttcaaaatttttgccaaacctttgataagttcttgccaaattcgccattttAGCCAAAGTTGCTATTCTTGCTAATTATCAACAAGCAATTTTCCTAGTCCTTTGATGAATCCTTGCCGAATTCGCGAACATTTGTTTTATCGACATGCCTcgtttgtcatctcatttgaattttggcaaaccttaaatgaaatgttgcccaatttgccatttttgttataatcgccatttgtcaagatgcccctttttgtcatctctttgtaaatttttgtcAAACCTTTGATAACTTCTTGCTAAATTCGCCATCTTTGCAAAATTTGTCATTGTCCTAAAAATCGCCAGCTATCAACatgcccctttttgtcatctcatttgaatatttggccaaacCCTTGATGATTTTTTGGCACACTCGCCATATTTGTCGAAATCTACCTTTTTCTCAATATTCCCTTCTTTGTCACCTCAAATGAGGTTTTGCCAGACCGTTGATGGATTCTTGCCCAATTCCCCATTCtctcaaatttgccatttttgtgtACGTCGCCAACTGTCAATATGcctgttttgttgtttcattgtCTCAGTCCTTGCCAAATTCGCCGGTTTCGcaaaatgtcattttcgtaaaacccacaattatcgacatgcctcttttgtcatcttgttttaatttttgccaaaccttaaataaatttttgccagatttgtcattttcgtaaaatcgCTATTTGTCAAGATGTCCTTTTTTGTCAtcttatttgaatatttggccaaacCCTTGATGAATGTTTGGCACACTCGccatttttgccgaaatttGCCGTTCTCGCCTACATTTGCCTTTTTCTTATTGTAATAGCCATTTGTCAAGATTCCCCTCTTTGACACCTCAATTGAggttttgccaaacctttgatggattcttgcccaattccccgttttctcaaatttgccattttcgcgaaaatcgCCAACTGTCAATATGCCTCTTTTGTTAtctcgtttaatttttttttgacagacctttaatgattcctttgccaaattcgcgaattttgcaaaatatgtcattttcgtaaatcccacaattatcgacatgcctcttttgtcatcCTGCTCAAGTTTTtgccaaactttttaaaattttttgccaaatttataaactttataaaaatgtcatttgtcAAGGTACCCCTTTGTAATTGGCCAAACCCTTGAACTCTCCatttttgcccaatttttttcctttttcgcgtacatttgccattttctttttataatcacCATTTGTCAAGATCTCCCTCTTTGTAACCTCATTTGAGTTTTTGCTAAACCTTTGATGGATTCTTGCCCAATTCCCCATTTTCTCAATTTGCTAATTTTGTGAAATCGCTAACTGTCAATATTGCTGGTTTGGACTCGCCGTCACGGaggccatgctggtgctcaagaaaaaaaagcatttctctcttctgggaacttaactctattttcgTGTTAATACTGAGAGATAAATACTGTTGTATTGACCCCCCACATGgtagccttgtcacgtggttgcaaaccaagaaggCCTCTTTTGTTGTCTCATTTAAAACTTTCGCCAGATCTTTGATGAATCCAAATTCGCCAATTGcgaaaaatttgtcattttcgtaaaagccacaattatcgacatgcctcttttgtcatcttgttttaatttttgccaaacctaTAAATTCTTGCCAAATAAATCGCCATTTGTCCAGATGCCCTTTTTTGTCATCTTATGTGAATATTTGGCAAGCGACTTTTTGGCATACTCACCATTTTTGCCCAaatttctctctttcgcccaaaatttgccattttcttataatcgccatttgtcaagattTCCCTCTTTGCCACCTCATTTGAGGTTTTGCAAAACCTTTGATAGATTCTTGCCCATTTTCTCCAATTTGCCATTCTCGTGAAAATTGCCAACTGCCAATAGGCCTCTTCTgttctcatttaaattttttgcctgaCCTTTGATGAATCCTTAATTGCCAAATTTGCCAATTTCGcaaaatgtcattttcgtaagacccccaattatcgacatgcctcttttaTCATCCTGTGTTAATTAGGTTTAGGGTGATAAATATGTTATAAATTCTTGTCAAATTTGCCCTCTtcgtaaacaaagaaaaggtaaaaaagctaaaagggAGAACCGGCCACTTTCACATCTTCTATAATAGACCTTGTTTTGCATAAGCAGTCCTTAATTTCttttgggacgactgtaatacccaggggaAATTAAGTGTAAGGTTATGGAAAATCTTTGCAGGGCAAGCAAGGCGTGTGGGAGATGGGCAAATGGCGGATGAAGAGTAAAAAATTACGTTTCCTGCTCCACTTCCACATTTTCCAGAATGCATCACCTTATTTGCCccgcaaaattttgcataaccactgTTTTCATtatctcttgggacgactgcaatacccaggagaaatgaaaacaaaggttatgcaaaatcttcgggggcaaataaggtgcattatgggaaatgtggaagggcgtatattacattttttttaaaaaaagctagtTTGCCTTCGTCTTCATGACTATGCACGTTTCCGATAATGTATGCCTTCCCTACTTTAAGAAATTCTTCCCAAAAAGAACTGAATTCGGTCCTTACTATACTACTTAAGTAAAGATGAACAGTTTTTGATACAAACGTTTGTTCCTAGTATAAACTGGGAAAGTTAATATTTAGGTCAGGTCACGTCACGATGCCTATTACCGCTAAGCCAATACCGCTAATGCCTATTGCCGCTTATATGTAGAAACGATGTCCGAGGTATAAGGGTCACTCTCCTCCTTTAGCCGCCCTGAGCGCCGACGTTTATACGCTCGGCTATAAGGGTGCCGCGCGTAGACCGCTCACCCTTTCGATCGTAGGGGGTCAACGTTTCTCCACAAGAACACTTTGAACGCATGCGCGATCGCTGCtttagacaatcagagcatgcgcgcgCTATTAGCTTGGGCAAAGGGGTCAGTTTTATTCTCAGATAATTGATCGCTAAAGGAAGAGAGAACCTTTTTCCCGGGCAATTATTCTTCATATAAATGGGgcctatagatcgttttcacgtgacgtcacggaaTATATTCccgccatgttggtgcacaTCTGAGTCACGTGATCCACTTCCAAACATATGTAAACACAGTCCAAAATTATAATTCCTGTAAGTTTTACTACCTAAAAGAATGATTTCTAgtgaagaaaatattatttctttgtGTGATCCAGACGATGTAATTCCCGTCCCAATTTCGGATTACGCCAAAAAGCTGGATATAATAGTCAGAGAGCGTTATCTGCAGAAAATCTCAACTATTGGAATCGATCCTGTTTTGATAGAGGGGAAAAGCTTCGAGCCAGACTGCCTTCCACCAGTAGAATCTACTGATCTTCTTTGTTATTTGGTTCTCGAAACTAGCTTCTACACGCAAAAGCAATTTAAGTCTTTCCGAAGTCTCGAGGCTTATAATCAAATGGTTTCGGGTTTCGTTTCGGACGTACAAGGACATATCATCTCAAACAAGTTCGTGGTTTTAGCGAAAGTGCGGCACTCCCAGCGCATGAATGAGGCCTTGATACCAATTTGGATTATTACCGAAATGGATGGGACAATCAACTGCGCTCATTGTTTGGGATGCAAGGCGGGATTAGCCGAGTCATGCTCCCATATAGCCAGCGTGCTTTTTTATCTCGAGACCTGGACGAAGTTAAATGGACGGCTATCGTGTACCCAAATGAAGTGCTCCTGGATACTACCAAACTTTGCAAAAGAGGTTGAATACGCCAGGGTCAGAGACATAAACTTCAAATcagctaaaaaaatgaaagctgACCTTGATGCAACGATAGAGAATCTATCCAATGACCTCCAGTCTTCTACGGGCTCGAACGTCTTTACTGAAAGCCCTGTTCAGAAACCGGAAGTACCAGCGCCGACACAAACAGAAATGGAATGCTTTTACTCTGATCTAAGCAAATCCAAAACAAAGCCTGTAGTGCTGAGCTTGATACCTCCTTATGCTTACAGCTACGTGTTGCTCAGTCGCAAAATCCCTTCTGTAATGCATTTGTTCGACAAGAACAACTTAGAATTGCCTTACAATGAGCTGATAAAACTTTGTCAGAGCACTAACATTGATATAACCGAGGAACAAATCGCTCAGGTTCAAAAGGACACCATTTCACAGGCAAGTGGGACAAACTTTTTTAAGCATAGGGCAGGCAGAATCGGTGCTTCGCAGAGTAAGGCTGCAGCACATTCAGACCCCGCATTACCATCGCAATCTTTGATTCAAAGGATTTGTTACCCGGAACTGCACAAGTTAAATACCAAGGCTGTGTGTCACGGATGCAAGCATGAAGCCTCGGCTATCCGTGCCTTTGAGGAATCTATGAAAAAAACTCATGTGAACTTTAAGATTGTAAAATGTGGTCTCTTTATTAATCAAGAACATCCTTGGATACACGCTACCCCAGATTTTCTATGCTCATGCGACTGCTGTGGTGATGGTTGTGGGGAAATCAAGTGTCCTTATTGCATAGAGAACTGTGATTTTGATTCATATGTTTCAAAACCATCCTCTTGTCTTGCAAAGAACATTGCTGGGCAGTTCACACTGCTCCACACACACGAATACTATTACCAGGTACAGCAACAGCTATTTACCACCAAGCTAAACTACAATTACTTCATTGTCTGTGCTGTGAATGAAGCAACTAATTACCTCAAGTTTGTCCAAACAAAAATACTTCCAGACAAAGAACATTGGAACAAAGTTTAACCCAAGTTAGAGAaattttggagaatttgtgttTTGCCTGAGGTACTTGCTCGATGGTACACAAGAAGGGTTAATCTAACTAGAGATGGGGCACTACTGGTTAATGCTGCGTGTTATTGCAGACAGGATACTGAGGAAGATACCATCAAGTGCTGTAATCCAGACTGTGCCATTCTTCAATTTCACTTGTCATGTTTGGGTATTGATGCTATCCCCAAGACCTGGTACTGCCCTAAATGTAGGGCTTTACCAGAATTCAAGCGAGGAGGATCGAAGCAAAAGTCAACTAGCATAATAAGTGAAGCTCTGAAGATGAACTCAATTTGTACTTGTAAAACTGTAGCCAACAAAAACGACAAGCTGGTAAAGTGCACTAACGTGGACTGCCCTAATGGGATGTTTTTCCATTTGCCATGTCTGGGAAGGAAGAGAATGCCAAATAACAATAAAGTTTGGTTTTGTCCAGCTTGTATGATGAGTAATGCACAAAAGCCAACTGAGGGTACAGCCCCTAAGCCAGCAGCCATGCATGTCACAGCAAACACCAGGCCAACTGTCACATATGTCTCAACAAACACCAAGCCAACTGTCACACATGTCTCAACAAACACCAAGCCAATGGTCACGTATGTCTCAACAAACACCAAGCCAATGGTCACGTATGTCTCAACAAACACCAAGCCAACTGTCACACATGTCTCAACAAACACCAAGCCAATGGTCACGTATGTCTCAACAAACACCAAGCCAACTGTCACACATGTCTCAACAAACACCAGGCCAATGGTCATGCACGTCACAACCAACAACAAGCCAACAGCCATGCAAGTGTCACCAAACACCAAGCCAACAGCCACGCAAGTGTCAACAAACATCAAGTCAACAGCCACGCATGTCTCAGCAAACACCAAGCCAGCAGTCACACAAGCCACAACAAAAGCAGAACCAACAGAAAGTCCTGGCAGTGAAGAAGTAACAATTGTGAAAACTGTCTTAAAGAAGAGACCTCCTCGTGACAAGTATGGGCCAGAGGGAAAACTTGGCAAGTATGAATATGACTTAATCTCCTCCCCAAATGGATGGTTGGACTGTGTCATTATACATGAAGCCCACATACTACTGAAGAAAATCAGTACAAGCATACAAGGATTTCAGAGGCCTACTCTTGGTCCAGTCCATCAATTTGACATAATGACAAGACCATTTATTCAAATAGTCAACATCAATAATAATCACTGGGTATGTTTTTCTAGCATAAATAGTCCTCCAGGTTATGTGGATGTCTATGATAGCTTATCAACCCCCCTGACACAAGAGTTATTGCGACTGGCTTCAGACCTGACCGGACCAGCCTTTAAAGGAGTTCGCTTTATTCCAGTGCAACAACAGAAAAATGCTTCTGACTGTGGTGTGTTTTCAATAGCTTATGCCACAAGTTTAGTTTATGACCCAACTGGATTAGTATAAGTAACATATAACATTAGCCAGATGCGTCCACATTTCTTACACTCTCTAATGGGAGGAGTTATAACTCCTTTTCCTACCTCTTGAActtcttttacagaaaagattGCAGACGATTTAAACAGATGCCACACACAGCATGATTGCAATGTGATCATGGCATAGCCTTAATGACGCAACAGCGTACACAAATTCCTTTATGGCAATTGAATTGTGCCTCTTTGCATTCATAAAAAGTCTACTTTATCAAACTTAGAGAGTGTTGATATTTATTAGCAGCGGGAATGTGAGCAGAAAGGATGGGATAGAAAAGTTTGACAGTCCTGTAAGGGGAGgcagaaacaaagaaaaaacagcaaATGTTTCCATgagtggtgggggggggggggggattgggTTCTTCGTATACAGTTAATAGCTTAGTTACAAACccagttgttttttttcaaagaaaaacaattaaaatattttgttaattagaaaactgtgaacactaaaaatatttcaagattGTTATTGTTCTTGAGGAACAAGGCAATCGGAAGTGTGAAAACTAAACcgtaacaataatattgttagTTTGTTCACATGTTCTGATCTTTGTTGCTACTGGTCATAAGAAAATTGAAATTCCTGAAATACCTTAGGTGGACACtgctgataaaaaaaatgaacacttCCTTGCCTACACACATAACAAATCAAAATAAGTACATGagataagtaagtaagtaagatTAAATTGACAATGACTACACTGTATTATTAACTCTGGTGCTCTTTAAAACAGCCATTGGTTGTTTTTTACCTTGTAGTGCTCAATATCAGATCACAAAAACTACAAGATTTGTACAACTCGTTTCACAGTACACGGTTTCTTTAATCCAAGGGTACAATACCATTGTAAAGGTTTGACAAAGCAGCACACACTGTAATAATTCTGTCAATCATAGGAATTTTAGCCTCTTGGGAACCAGTAGGGTCACATTGCAAGAAATCAATTGGTAAAATTCCTGAAAGAATTGTGTATTTTCTCCTTAGCAGCCCAATGACTCTTTCAACATGTATACGAACATTTGCAATGCCACGGGTTTGCTCGACATCAACTGGATCCAGCTGGTCTTTGCCTTTAGTAAATGCTGGAATAGCAAGTTCAGCTTTGTGGAGCATTAGGCTTTCCTGGATAGTAAACCCCCGGTCAGCCATCACTAGATCTCCTGGTAATAGCTTTTTGAGAATGCCACAATTGTCTGTTAAATACTTATCAGAAGTCCTCCCACCCCAAGCGTTGGAGACAAATGAAATACTTCCTTGTGGAGTTATTCCAACCAAAATTTTGACAGTGTTATGACTCTTATAGTTTGAATAAGTTTGTGCTCGGGCCATGAGATTTGAAGGTCTCGCAATAAACACTTCAAAGCAGTCGATGATGACTGTAGTTTTGTTCCCAAAGGAAAACTGGAAGCATTGAGGCATAGTTCTCCATAAATCCTCACGATCTGGCCACTTTATTAAAGGCGCTAATCGAACATCAAGAACCACCATCCAGGCTAAAAATATTCTTGACACAGTTGGTAGCGATATTCCAAAGCGGTATGCAAGGTCCTGCATAGGCATGTTCAGCTTAAGTTTCATTAGCGTGAGAACACATTCTTGAAATTTGGATAACGTTGGAGACTTCCTTATAACAAATGGCGAAACATTCTGGTACACTGTTTTTAACATATCATAGGCAGGCAATCCGGTGTAAAAACGTACCTTCTCGTCGTCATTAGCGAAATACGTTTCATCGAATGGCGGTCTCGAGGCAGAGGTGCGAAATAAATATTCAAACTCCTCCGTTTGAGTCGCTGTCCCAGTCTCACCACTCTCAGGCTCTACGTTCATCACTGATTCCAGATCGAAGGAGATATCCATAACTCTTTCTCCTGACTcattaagtttttgttttttgcgctTAATTTCTTCTCGAAGCTGCTTTTCAATTTCACGCTCTACCGCAACACGTCGTTTCAGCTCACGATCTCTAGCCCTCTCGTCTCGCTTCGCGGCAGCTTCAAGATTTTGAAGCTTTTCACCAGAATCACATTTCTTGTGACCTAAATTTTGGGTCGGAACCCAATCAGGATCGTATCTTTCCCACAGCTTGGCCGGAGATGAAATGCTTTCCACAAACTCGGCCATGTTCCAAAATGGAGTCTGTGAGGTCTTCTCTACTGATGGCAGAAATCCATTTATTTCTCCTCTCTTCAGAGAGTTCCCTCATTTCTTCACCTTGAGTAGTTATGACTGACGGTATTCTTGCCATGGAGATCCCTTTATCACGGACACTTCGTGTCCCGCATCCAAAAACCGCGCATAAAACCATTTTCCTGGACTAACTTCGtattctttgtttacatttgatgtgcaccaatatggcggccaaTTGAAAAATAGTcacgtgactgaaaacgatctatatgGCGGCCAATTGAAAAATAGTcacgtgactgaaaacgatctataaagTCAGTGCTAACTTAGCTTCCCCACCAACCTACAGCCTGTGGTCAAGAAGAGTACGAGGGCATGCAGGGGGACCTATTTAAGGGTGGATGGACTCGTTATAAATACAATGGCCATCCACCACAGGCACTGTCAAACCCCCAGTTATAGATGAATATAAAAGCAGCTAGTTAACTATTACAAAACTGGCTCTGGGTCAGTCTTAATATAAAATCGTTCCTCTCTCATTCATGTCTTGATACCCCTGTACCCTGAGAGAAAAGGAAGTGCAATAAAGATAACATTCCCCAGAGGTTTGCATCTATAGGCAAACATCCAGATACTGTAAATATGAGAGGACGACAATTGATTCAGGGAAAGTTCAAGATCTGTTCATTCAAAGAAtgctattttcttttaaattttcagtttatagctgaaaaaaaaatctatgtGATACATTGTATGCCATTTTCCCAGTAAGTTAATACAATATGTTTGGTACGTGATTTCACCAGCCTTTGTGACGGTGATACGTAGAAATAATAGCAACACATGCACAACTGCTGAAGAGACGTTAtacaaaaaataccaatttataaaataaaattggaccaTACTAATGAGCACTTAATTTTGCACATTTAATTTAGT is a window from the Porites lutea chromosome 10, jaPorLute2.1, whole genome shotgun sequence genome containing:
- the LOC140950570 gene encoding uncharacterized protein, coding for MAEFVESISSPAKLWERYDPDWVPTQNLGHKKCDSGEKLQNLEAAAKRDERARDRELKRRVAVEREIEKQLREEIKRKKQKLNESGERVMDISFDLESVMNVEPESGETGTATQTEEFEYLFRTSASRPPFDETYFANDDEKVRFYTGLPAYDMLKTVYQNVSPFVIRKSPTLSKFQECVLTLMKLKLNMPMQDLAYRFGISLPTVSRIFLAWMVVLDVRLAPLIKWPDREDLWRTMPQCFQFSFGNKTTVIIDCFEVFIARPSNLMARAQTYSNYKSHNTVKILVGITPQGSISFVSNAWGGRTSDKYLTDNCGILKKLLPGDLVMADRGFTIQESLMLHKAELAIPAFTKGKDQLDPVDVEQTRGIANVRIHVERVIGLLRRKYTILSGILPIDFLQCDPTGSQEAKIPMIDRIITVCAALSNLYNGIVPLD